The following proteins are encoded in a genomic region of Grus americana isolate bGruAme1 chromosome 5, bGruAme1.mat, whole genome shotgun sequence:
- the TMEM87A gene encoding transmembrane protein 87A isoform X1 has product MAVAPRSGGWRGSEAVLLRLLVLLLLAGAAGAGQRSKWRLPVLMGKKFNFGKILFSNTTIFLRFEGDEKSCDPSQSYNVTWYLRYSDCYNEVFNFGDEQAEYYFGTTFEEHPGWSGYYATASIRFPNCSELFRPQIFYKEFVHPEPLSPEKQEGLKDKKESGGNHTMVADKTAMNAVIKTWRDGPYIFIMQIGITTVKDSTTKVKRMEKTTPSSYQNKPFTMTVELKGPYEYLSLADYPLMIFFMVMCIVYVFFGVLWLAWSACYWRDLLRIQFWIGAVIFLGMLEKAVFYAEFQNIRYTGESVQGAVILAELLSAVKRSLARTLVIIVSLGYGIVKPRLGVTLHKVVMAGALYLLFSGMEGVLRVTGFFYDTVALIANLALSMIDACIILWIFISLTQTMKLLKLRRNVVKLSLYRHFTNTLILAVAASIVFIIWTTMKFRLVDCQSDWQELWVDDAIWRLLFSMILFVIMILWRPSANNQRFAFSPLSEEEDDDEQKEPMLKESFEGMKMRSTKQEPNGNVKANKAQEDDLKWVEENVPSSVTDVALPALLDSDEERMITHFERSKME; this is encoded by the exons ATGGCGGTGGCACCGCGTTCCGGGGGGTGGCGGGGGTCTGAGGCCGTACTGTTgcggctgctggtgctgctgctgctggcgggtGCGGCGGGCGCCGGGCAGCGTTCCAAATGGCGGCTCCCAGTGCTTATG GGGAAGAAGTTTAACTTTGGGAAGATTCTCTTCAGCAACACCACCATTTTCCTGAGAT tTGAAGGGGATGAAAAATCTTGTGATCCCTCCCAAAGTTACAATGTTACTTGGTACTTAAGATATTCCGACTGCTACAATGAAGTCTTCAACTTTGGG GATGAACAGGCAGAATACTACTTTGGGACTACGTTTGAAGAGCATCCGGGTTGGTCAGGATACTATGCCACAGCTTCTATCCGCTTTCCAAATTGCTCTGAGCTCTTCAGGCCTCAG ATTTTCTATAAAGAATTTGTTCATCCAGAGCCTCTCTCCCCTGAGAAGCaagag GGCTTAAAAGATAAGAAGGAAAGTGGAGGAAATCACACAATGGTGGCAGATAAAACT gcaATGAATGCTGTTATCAAAACTTGGCGAGATGGGCCATATATATTTATCATGCAAATTGGAATTACAACTGTGAAGGATTCTACTACCAAAGTTAAAAGAATGGAGAAAACAACACCTTCCTCATATCAAAATAAGCCCTTTACAA TGACAGTAGAACTGAAGGGGCCATATGAGTATCTCTCACTTGCAGACTATCCTCTGATGATT TTTTTCATGGTGATGTGTATTGTGTACGTATTCTTCGGGGTTCTATGGCTTGCGTGGTCAGCCTGTTACTGGCGGGATCTCCTGAGGATCCAGTTCTGGATTGGTGCTGTTATCTTCCTGGGAATGCTCGAGAAAGCGGTTTTCTATGCAGAGTTCCAGAATATCCGCTACACAGGGGAATCTG TTCAAGGAGCAGTAATACTGGCAGAACTGCTTTCTGCTGTGAAGCGTTCATTGGCTCGAACTCTGGTCATCATAGTCAGCCTAGGATATGGGATAGTCAA GCCTCGCCTTGGAGTTACTCTTCACAAAGTAGTTATGGCTGGAGCCCTTTATCTATTATTTTCTGGCATGGAAGGTGTTCTTCGAGTCACAGGG tttttctatgACACTGTGGCTCTGATAGCAAACTTGGCCCTGTCCATGATTGATGCCTGTATTATTTTGTGGATAT TCATCAGCTTAACTCAAACAATGAAACTGCTGAAACTTCGAAGGAATGTTGTGAAACTTTCTTTGTATCGGCACTTCACCAACACACTCATCTTGGCAGTAGCAG CATCTATTGTATTTATCATCTGGACCACCATGAAGTTCAGGCTGGTGGACTGTCAGTCG GACTGGCAGGAGCTATGGGTAGATGATGCCATCTGGCGTTTATTGTTTTCAATGATCCTTTTTGTCATCATGATTCTGTGGAGACCATCTGCTAATAACCAAAG GTTTGCTTTCTCACCACTGTCtgaagaggaggatgatgatgagCAGAAGGAGCCAATGTTAAAGGAAAGCTTTG AGGGAATGAAAATGAGAAGTACAAAGCAAGAACCAAATGGGaatgtaaaagcaaacaaagct
- the TMEM87A gene encoding transmembrane protein 87A isoform X2, with protein sequence MAVAPRSGGWRGSEAVLLRLLVLLLLAGAAGAGQRSKWRLPVLMGKKFNFGKILFSNTTIFLRFEGDEKSCDPSQSYNVTWYLRYSDCYNEVFNFGDEQAEYYFGTTFEEHPGWSGYYATASIRFPNCSELFRPQIFYKEFVHPEPLSPEKQEGLKDKKESGGNHTMVADKTAMNAVIKTWRDGPYIFIMQIGITTVKDSTTKVKRMEKTTPSSYQNKPFTMTVELKGPYEYLSLADYPLMIFFMVMCIVYVFFGVLWLAWSACYWRDLLRIQFWIGAVIFLGMLEKAVFYAEFQNIRYTGESVQGAVILAELLSAVKRSLARTLVIIVSLGYGIVKPRLGVTLHKVVMAGALYLLFSGMEGVLRVTGAQNDLASLAFIPLAFLDTALCWWIFISLTQTMKLLKLRRNVVKLSLYRHFTNTLILAVAASIVFIIWTTMKFRLVDCQSDWQELWVDDAIWRLLFSMILFVIMILWRPSANNQRFAFSPLSEEEDDDEQKEPMLKESFEGMKMRSTKQEPNGNVKANKAQEDDLKWVEENVPSSVTDVALPALLDSDEERMITHFERSKME encoded by the exons ATGGCGGTGGCACCGCGTTCCGGGGGGTGGCGGGGGTCTGAGGCCGTACTGTTgcggctgctggtgctgctgctgctggcgggtGCGGCGGGCGCCGGGCAGCGTTCCAAATGGCGGCTCCCAGTGCTTATG GGGAAGAAGTTTAACTTTGGGAAGATTCTCTTCAGCAACACCACCATTTTCCTGAGAT tTGAAGGGGATGAAAAATCTTGTGATCCCTCCCAAAGTTACAATGTTACTTGGTACTTAAGATATTCCGACTGCTACAATGAAGTCTTCAACTTTGGG GATGAACAGGCAGAATACTACTTTGGGACTACGTTTGAAGAGCATCCGGGTTGGTCAGGATACTATGCCACAGCTTCTATCCGCTTTCCAAATTGCTCTGAGCTCTTCAGGCCTCAG ATTTTCTATAAAGAATTTGTTCATCCAGAGCCTCTCTCCCCTGAGAAGCaagag GGCTTAAAAGATAAGAAGGAAAGTGGAGGAAATCACACAATGGTGGCAGATAAAACT gcaATGAATGCTGTTATCAAAACTTGGCGAGATGGGCCATATATATTTATCATGCAAATTGGAATTACAACTGTGAAGGATTCTACTACCAAAGTTAAAAGAATGGAGAAAACAACACCTTCCTCATATCAAAATAAGCCCTTTACAA TGACAGTAGAACTGAAGGGGCCATATGAGTATCTCTCACTTGCAGACTATCCTCTGATGATT TTTTTCATGGTGATGTGTATTGTGTACGTATTCTTCGGGGTTCTATGGCTTGCGTGGTCAGCCTGTTACTGGCGGGATCTCCTGAGGATCCAGTTCTGGATTGGTGCTGTTATCTTCCTGGGAATGCTCGAGAAAGCGGTTTTCTATGCAGAGTTCCAGAATATCCGCTACACAGGGGAATCTG TTCAAGGAGCAGTAATACTGGCAGAACTGCTTTCTGCTGTGAAGCGTTCATTGGCTCGAACTCTGGTCATCATAGTCAGCCTAGGATATGGGATAGTCAA GCCTCGCCTTGGAGTTACTCTTCACAAAGTAGTTATGGCTGGAGCCCTTTATCTATTATTTTCTGGCATGGAAGGTGTTCTTCGAGTCACAGGG GCCCAGAATGATCTTGCCTCCTTGGCTTTTATTCCCCTGGCTTTCCTAGACACTGCCCTGTGCTGGTGGATAT TCATCAGCTTAACTCAAACAATGAAACTGCTGAAACTTCGAAGGAATGTTGTGAAACTTTCTTTGTATCGGCACTTCACCAACACACTCATCTTGGCAGTAGCAG CATCTATTGTATTTATCATCTGGACCACCATGAAGTTCAGGCTGGTGGACTGTCAGTCG GACTGGCAGGAGCTATGGGTAGATGATGCCATCTGGCGTTTATTGTTTTCAATGATCCTTTTTGTCATCATGATTCTGTGGAGACCATCTGCTAATAACCAAAG GTTTGCTTTCTCACCACTGTCtgaagaggaggatgatgatgagCAGAAGGAGCCAATGTTAAAGGAAAGCTTTG AGGGAATGAAAATGAGAAGTACAAAGCAAGAACCAAATGGGaatgtaaaagcaaacaaagct
- the GANC gene encoding neutral alpha-glucosidase C isoform X4 has protein sequence MEAVVPGEVSVQDEAVDKRTFKECNQIAFYRRQKLLHPGKSLYRALLDSVTLSDDSVKFQIIHEENKVLLQVEICEIEGNIFRLKIDEVSPLRERHKVPDVLIKEPTTQRLFISQKEAGILVLTSVNEDYKLQVTANPFQVELQSKGETVLSMNSNGLLYFEHLQLPPRKPTAENEEAASDSSKEKQEALGLWQEKFGSFVDIKAHGPSSVGMDFSLHGFDHVYGIPQHTEALLLKNTSDGDAYRLYNLDIFGHKIHDKIGIYGSVPLLLAHKPNRTSGIFWLNSSETLVDISTKAVAEHVPSRSAAETAKQRAVPQTNVRWMSESGIIDVFLLMGPTAFDVFKQFAQLTGTQALPPLFSLGYHQCRWNYEDEQDIKAVDAGFDEHDIPYDVIWLDIEHTDGKRYFTWDKKRFQNPRKMQEHLRKKKRKLVVIVDPHIKVDPTYTLYSQAKEKGYFVKDRNGRDFEGICWPGSSCYLDFTNPEVRKWYADQFAFKTYKGSTNILFVWNDMNEPSVFKGAELTMQKDAVHYNSWEHREVHNLYGFYQQMATAEGLIRRSSGKERPFVLTRSFFAGSQKYA, from the exons ATGGAGGCGGTCGTGCCGGGGGAAGTCAG TGTCCAAGATGAGGCTGTGGACAAAAGAACCTTTAAGGAATGCAACCAGATTGCTTTTTACAG GCGTCAGAAACTTCTACATCCTGGAAAATCCCTGTATCGAGCATTGTTGGATTCAGTCACGTTAAGTGATGATAGTGTCAAATTCCAAATTATTCATGAGGAGAATAAG GTTCTTCTACAAGTAGAAATTTGTGAAATAGAAGGCAATATTTTCAGGCTTAAAATTGATGAGGTATCTCCTCTCAGAGAAAGACACAAAGTTCCTGATGTTCTTATAAAAGAACCTACCACACAGAG ACTCTTCATATCCCAGAAGGAGGCAGGTATTTTGGTGCTGACAAGTGTTAATGAGGACTACAAACTTCAAGTCACAGCAAACCCCTTCCAGGTTGAGCTACAGTCCAAGGGTGAGACTGTTCTGAGCATGAATTCCAATGGGTTGTTATATTTTGAGCACCTACAACTACCTCCCAG AAAACCTACAGCAGAAAACGAGGAGGCAGCAAGTGATTCCTCTAAG GAGAAACAAGAGGCTCTAGGTCTCTGGCAAGAGAAATTTGGCAGTTTCGTAGACATCAAAGCTCATG GTCCTAGTTCTGTAGGCATGGACTTCTCTTTACATGGATTTGACCATGTTTATGGAATACCACAACACACAGAAGCACTTCTTCTCAAAAACACCAG TGATGGTGATGCCTACCGGCTTTATAATTTGGATATCTTCGGCCACAAGATACATGACAAAATAGGCATTTATGGTTCAGTGCCCCTTCTCTTAGCACACAAGCCTAACAGGACTTCAGGGATCTTCTGGCTGAACTCTTCAGAAACGCTGGTGGATATTAGTACAAAGGCAGTAGCTGAG CACGTGCCATCCAGATCTGCTGCAGAGActgcaaagcagagagcagtGCCTCAAACTAATGTGCGCTGGATGTCAGAAAGCGGGATCATTGatgttttcctgctgatggGACCCACTGCATTTGATGTCTTCAAGCAGTTTGCACAACTGACAG GCACTCAAGCCctgcccccccttttttctctgGGCTACCATCAGTGCCGGTGGAATTATGAAGATGAGCAAGACATCAAGGCAGTAGATGCTGGCTTTGATGAACATGACATTCCTTATGATGTGATATGGCTGGACATAGAGCACACAGATGGCAAGAGGTATTTTACTTGGGACAAAAAGAGATTCCAGAACCCCAGAAAGATGCAAGAacatctcagaaagaaaaaacgcAAG CTTGTTGTCATTGTAGATCCCCACATTAAGGTTGATCCCACATATACCCTGTATtcacaagcaaaagaaaagggatattttgtgaaagacagaaatggGCGAGATTTTGAGGGCATCTGTTGGCCAG GTTCCTCTTGTTACCTGGATTTCACCAATCCTGAAGTGCGAAAATGGTATGCAGATCAATTTGCCTTCAAAACATACAAG GGATCCACTAACATCCTCTTTGTATGGAATGACATGAATGAGCCTTCAGTCTTCAAAGGGGCAGAACTAACAATGCAGAAAGATGCTGTGCACTACAACAGCTGGGAGCATCGGGAAGTACACAACCTCTACGGATTCTACCAG CAAATGGCAACTGCAGAAGGACTCATCAGACgttcttcaggaaaagagagaCCATTTGTCCTCACACGATCTTTCTTTGCTGGATCACAGAAGTATG CATAA
- the GANC gene encoding neutral alpha-glucosidase C isoform X3 produces the protein MEAVVPGEVSVQDEAVDKRTFKECNQIAFYRRQKLLHPGKSLYRALLDSVTLSDDSVKFQIIHEENKVLLQVEICEIEGNIFRLKIDEVSPLRERHKVPDVLIKEPTTQRLFISQKEAGILVLTSVNEDYKLQVTANPFQVELQSKGETVLSMNSNGLLYFEHLQLPPRKPTAENEEAASDSSKEKQEALGLWQEKFGSFVDIKAHGPSSVGMDFSLHGFDHVYGIPQHTEALLLKNTSDGDAYRLYNLDIFGHKIHDKIGIYGSVPLLLAHKPNRTSGIFWLNSSETLVDISTKAVAEHVPSRSAAETAKQRAVPQTNVRWMSESGIIDVFLLMGPTAFDVFKQFAQLTGTQALPPLFSLGYHQCRWNYEDEQDIKAVDAGFDEHDIPYDVIWLDIEHTDGKRYFTWDKKRFQNPRKMQEHLRKKKRKLVVIVDPHIKVDPTYTLYSQAKEKGYFVKDRNGRDFEGICWPGSSCYLDFTNPEVRKWYADQFAFKTYKGSTNILFVWNDMNEPSVFKGAELTMQKDAVHYNSWEHREVHNLYGFYQQMATAEGLIRRSSGKERPFVLTRSFFAGSQKYGACMNKEKKVAMSSSSPVVHDHSCLLS, from the exons ATGGAGGCGGTCGTGCCGGGGGAAGTCAG TGTCCAAGATGAGGCTGTGGACAAAAGAACCTTTAAGGAATGCAACCAGATTGCTTTTTACAG GCGTCAGAAACTTCTACATCCTGGAAAATCCCTGTATCGAGCATTGTTGGATTCAGTCACGTTAAGTGATGATAGTGTCAAATTCCAAATTATTCATGAGGAGAATAAG GTTCTTCTACAAGTAGAAATTTGTGAAATAGAAGGCAATATTTTCAGGCTTAAAATTGATGAGGTATCTCCTCTCAGAGAAAGACACAAAGTTCCTGATGTTCTTATAAAAGAACCTACCACACAGAG ACTCTTCATATCCCAGAAGGAGGCAGGTATTTTGGTGCTGACAAGTGTTAATGAGGACTACAAACTTCAAGTCACAGCAAACCCCTTCCAGGTTGAGCTACAGTCCAAGGGTGAGACTGTTCTGAGCATGAATTCCAATGGGTTGTTATATTTTGAGCACCTACAACTACCTCCCAG AAAACCTACAGCAGAAAACGAGGAGGCAGCAAGTGATTCCTCTAAG GAGAAACAAGAGGCTCTAGGTCTCTGGCAAGAGAAATTTGGCAGTTTCGTAGACATCAAAGCTCATG GTCCTAGTTCTGTAGGCATGGACTTCTCTTTACATGGATTTGACCATGTTTATGGAATACCACAACACACAGAAGCACTTCTTCTCAAAAACACCAG TGATGGTGATGCCTACCGGCTTTATAATTTGGATATCTTCGGCCACAAGATACATGACAAAATAGGCATTTATGGTTCAGTGCCCCTTCTCTTAGCACACAAGCCTAACAGGACTTCAGGGATCTTCTGGCTGAACTCTTCAGAAACGCTGGTGGATATTAGTACAAAGGCAGTAGCTGAG CACGTGCCATCCAGATCTGCTGCAGAGActgcaaagcagagagcagtGCCTCAAACTAATGTGCGCTGGATGTCAGAAAGCGGGATCATTGatgttttcctgctgatggGACCCACTGCATTTGATGTCTTCAAGCAGTTTGCACAACTGACAG GCACTCAAGCCctgcccccccttttttctctgGGCTACCATCAGTGCCGGTGGAATTATGAAGATGAGCAAGACATCAAGGCAGTAGATGCTGGCTTTGATGAACATGACATTCCTTATGATGTGATATGGCTGGACATAGAGCACACAGATGGCAAGAGGTATTTTACTTGGGACAAAAAGAGATTCCAGAACCCCAGAAAGATGCAAGAacatctcagaaagaaaaaacgcAAG CTTGTTGTCATTGTAGATCCCCACATTAAGGTTGATCCCACATATACCCTGTATtcacaagcaaaagaaaagggatattttgtgaaagacagaaatggGCGAGATTTTGAGGGCATCTGTTGGCCAG GTTCCTCTTGTTACCTGGATTTCACCAATCCTGAAGTGCGAAAATGGTATGCAGATCAATTTGCCTTCAAAACATACAAG GGATCCACTAACATCCTCTTTGTATGGAATGACATGAATGAGCCTTCAGTCTTCAAAGGGGCAGAACTAACAATGCAGAAAGATGCTGTGCACTACAACAGCTGGGAGCATCGGGAAGTACACAACCTCTACGGATTCTACCAG CAAATGGCAACTGCAGAAGGACTCATCAGACgttcttcaggaaaagagagaCCATTTGTCCTCACACGATCTTTCTTTGCTGGATCACAGAAGTATG GAGCATgcatgaataaagaaaaaaaagttgcaatgAGCAGCAGTTCACCAGTAGTTCATGACCATTCTTGTCTTCTTTCCTGA
- the GANC gene encoding neutral alpha-glucosidase C isoform X2 has translation MEAVVPGEVSVQDEAVDKRTFKECNQIAFYRRQKLLHPGKSLYRALLDSVTLSDDSVKFQIIHEENKVLLQVEICEIEGNIFRLKIDEVSPLRERHKVPDVLIKEPTTQRLFISQKEAGILVLTSVNEDYKLQVTANPFQVELQSKGETVLSMNSNGLLYFEHLQLPPRKPTAENEEAASDSSKEKQEALGLWQEKFGSFVDIKAHGPSSVGMDFSLHGFDHVYGIPQHTEALLLKNTSDGDAYRLYNLDIFGHKIHDKIGIYGSVPLLLAHKPNRTSGIFWLNSSETLVDISTKAVAEHVPSRSAAETAKQRAVPQTNVRWMSESGIIDVFLLMGPTAFDVFKQFAQLTGTQALPPLFSLGYHQCRWNYEDEQDIKAVDAGFDEHDIPYDVIWLDIEHTDGKRYFTWDKKRFQNPRKMQEHLRKKKRKLVVIVDPHIKVDPTYTLYSQAKEKGYFVKDRNGRDFEGICWPGSSCYLDFTNPEVRKWYADQFAFKTYKGSTNILFVWNDMNEPSVFKGAELTMQKDAVHYNSWEHREVHNLYGFYQQMATAEGLIRRSSGKERPFVLTRSFFAGSQKYGAVWTGDNTAEWGYLKISIPMLLTISMAGISFCGGWSLPALLQRSF, from the exons ATGGAGGCGGTCGTGCCGGGGGAAGTCAG TGTCCAAGATGAGGCTGTGGACAAAAGAACCTTTAAGGAATGCAACCAGATTGCTTTTTACAG GCGTCAGAAACTTCTACATCCTGGAAAATCCCTGTATCGAGCATTGTTGGATTCAGTCACGTTAAGTGATGATAGTGTCAAATTCCAAATTATTCATGAGGAGAATAAG GTTCTTCTACAAGTAGAAATTTGTGAAATAGAAGGCAATATTTTCAGGCTTAAAATTGATGAGGTATCTCCTCTCAGAGAAAGACACAAAGTTCCTGATGTTCTTATAAAAGAACCTACCACACAGAG ACTCTTCATATCCCAGAAGGAGGCAGGTATTTTGGTGCTGACAAGTGTTAATGAGGACTACAAACTTCAAGTCACAGCAAACCCCTTCCAGGTTGAGCTACAGTCCAAGGGTGAGACTGTTCTGAGCATGAATTCCAATGGGTTGTTATATTTTGAGCACCTACAACTACCTCCCAG AAAACCTACAGCAGAAAACGAGGAGGCAGCAAGTGATTCCTCTAAG GAGAAACAAGAGGCTCTAGGTCTCTGGCAAGAGAAATTTGGCAGTTTCGTAGACATCAAAGCTCATG GTCCTAGTTCTGTAGGCATGGACTTCTCTTTACATGGATTTGACCATGTTTATGGAATACCACAACACACAGAAGCACTTCTTCTCAAAAACACCAG TGATGGTGATGCCTACCGGCTTTATAATTTGGATATCTTCGGCCACAAGATACATGACAAAATAGGCATTTATGGTTCAGTGCCCCTTCTCTTAGCACACAAGCCTAACAGGACTTCAGGGATCTTCTGGCTGAACTCTTCAGAAACGCTGGTGGATATTAGTACAAAGGCAGTAGCTGAG CACGTGCCATCCAGATCTGCTGCAGAGActgcaaagcagagagcagtGCCTCAAACTAATGTGCGCTGGATGTCAGAAAGCGGGATCATTGatgttttcctgctgatggGACCCACTGCATTTGATGTCTTCAAGCAGTTTGCACAACTGACAG GCACTCAAGCCctgcccccccttttttctctgGGCTACCATCAGTGCCGGTGGAATTATGAAGATGAGCAAGACATCAAGGCAGTAGATGCTGGCTTTGATGAACATGACATTCCTTATGATGTGATATGGCTGGACATAGAGCACACAGATGGCAAGAGGTATTTTACTTGGGACAAAAAGAGATTCCAGAACCCCAGAAAGATGCAAGAacatctcagaaagaaaaaacgcAAG CTTGTTGTCATTGTAGATCCCCACATTAAGGTTGATCCCACATATACCCTGTATtcacaagcaaaagaaaagggatattttgtgaaagacagaaatggGCGAGATTTTGAGGGCATCTGTTGGCCAG GTTCCTCTTGTTACCTGGATTTCACCAATCCTGAAGTGCGAAAATGGTATGCAGATCAATTTGCCTTCAAAACATACAAG GGATCCACTAACATCCTCTTTGTATGGAATGACATGAATGAGCCTTCAGTCTTCAAAGGGGCAGAACTAACAATGCAGAAAGATGCTGTGCACTACAACAGCTGGGAGCATCGGGAAGTACACAACCTCTACGGATTCTACCAG CAAATGGCAACTGCAGAAGGACTCATCAGACgttcttcaggaaaagagagaCCATTTGTCCTCACACGATCTTTCTTTGCTGGATCACAGAAGTATG GGGCAGTGTGGACTGGAGACAACACGGCAGAATGGGGTTACTTGAAAATATCCATTCCAATGCTTCTCACCATCAGCATGGCAGGGATTTCATTCTGTGGAG GCTGGAGCCTACCAGCCCTTCTTCAGAGGTCATTCTAA